From Rhodohalobacter mucosus:
CATACAAGGAGAGTTTGCCCGATTTGCAAAACGGCCCTGCTTCATTGATTGAAGGAGCCAATGTACCGATTCAGCAGGTGGGTATTTCCAATTTCAAGCTGCCACTTAAATATCCGACCCCGAGCGGTGAGCTTCTCACACTCGAGACATCGGTTGACGGATATGTAGGACTGGATGCCGGAAAGAAAGGTATCAATATGGGACGGATCATGAGAACGTTCTACAAATTTCAGCACGACGTTTTCCATCCCGACAAGCTGGAAGAGGTGCTCAAAGCCTATCAGGATGACCTGGAAAGCCGGTCAGCATTCCTGAAGCTCTCATTCAGCTATCCTATGATGAAGGAGAGCCTCCGGTCCGGATTGGCAGGGTATCAGTACTATAATGTATCCATCGAAGGCAAACTTGATGAAAGCGGACAGTTTACAAGCTATATGCACCTTGATTTCGAATACAGCAGTGCATGTCCGTGCTCCTATGAACTATCGGAGCACGCACGGGAGTCGAGAGATCTTGCAGCCATACCGCACAGCCAGCGCAGCGTGGCCACGATTACCGCTCAGCTGAACAGTGAAATCTTTGTAGATGATATGGTAGAGATTTGCCGTGAAGCCCTTCAGACGGAAACGCAGGTAATAGTAAAGCGTGAAGATGAGCAGGCATTTGCCGAGATGAACGGTGCATTTCAGAAGTTTGTGGAGGACGCAGCACGCCTTCTTTACGACGAACTGAACAAAGATGAGCGCATCCGCGACTTTGTGGTACGATGTGCCCACCTTGAAAGTCTGCACAGCCACGACGCCGTAAGCCGAATCTGCAAAGGCGTTCCCAACGGACTCAGGTAGAAGTTGGTCTTGAGTCGGGAGAAGGCAAAAGGCAGAAGTTGGTGGTTTGTTGCCTGTAGCTTGCTGCCTGCACCCCTTGGTCTACGAAGCTTCAGCGTAGTAGACTGCACCACGAGCCCTGAACCCTGAGCCCCGGATTCTGAATTCTATCCCAGCGCTGTTTCAATCAGTTTTTTCTGTTCCGCCTCATGGATGGCTTTTTGTCCGGCTGCGGGTGACGCAGAGGCTTGCCTGCCCGCATAGGTTAACTTCTGACCCTTGCCCAGAATAGATTCAATTCTGTTGGAAACAAATGTCCATGCACCCATATTGCGCGGCTCTTCCTGACACCATACGATCTCTTTGACATGGCTCATTTTTTTCAGATAAGAGCGCAGATCCTTGTCAGGGAACGGATAGAACTGTTCGAGTCGCGCGAGTGCAACGGATGATTTCTCCTGTTCATCACGCTCCTTGTAAAGATCGTAGTACACCTTGCCCGAACAGATAACCAGACGGTCAATCGATTTCTCATCTTCTACGTCAAGATCCTCTATAAAAGGATGAAATTTCCCTGTTGCCAGCTCCTCCACATTGCAAACGGCAAGGGGATGACGAAGAAGGCTCTTAGGCGACATGATGATCAGGGGTTTCTTTTTGTCCTGAAGAACCTGCTTTCTCAGAGCATGGAAATACTGTGTGGGCGTGGTAAAATTGGCTACCTGGATATTATCTTCAGCGCAAAGCTGCAGAAAGCGTTCGAGCCTGGCGGAAGAGTGTTCAGGTCCCTGTCCTTCATAGCCGTGTGGAAGCGTCATAACGATGGACGACTGCTGCCCCCACTTGGCTTCGGATGAAGTGATGAACTGATCAATTATGACCTGCGCGCCGTTCGCAAAATCTCCGAACTGCGCTTCCCATACTACCAGGGCATCCAGTTTTGCTGAGGCATATCCGAATTCAAATCCGAGCGCTGCAAACTCACTGAGAAGACTGTTATAGGGCGTAAATATTCCCTGATTCTCATAGAGATTGTTGAGTGGTATAAACTTCTGTGCAGTATTCGTTCCGTGAAGCACCGCATGCCGGTGTGAAAAAGTACCTCTCTCCACATCCTGGCCGGTAAGGCGAATGGTGGTTCCGTCTTTTAGCAGTGACCCGAAAGCAAGCGCCTCTGCAAAACCCCAGTCAATTTTTTTCTCATTGTTCTGGGCAGCTTCAGCACGTTTGGCAAGCTGTCGAAGCAGTTTTGGGTTGGCGTCAAAATTTTTAGGAACCGTATTCAGCTTAACGGCAATCTCTTTAAGGTCTTCAATCGGGAAGGTGGTATCAGGAAAGGTGTCGCGTTCCTTTTGCGTCTCCTCCGACCGGTCGAGCATCTTATCGGTTACTTCAAGAGCCGGTGAGCTTTTCGCGTCTTCAAAAGCCTGATTCAGCAGCTCCTCAAATTCATTGAAAATGGAGTCGGTCTCTTCCTTGCTGAATTCACCTTTACGTAACAGCTCCTCCAGGTAGATGTCTCGCGCAGTTGGGTGATTTTCTATCTCTTTATAAAGGCCGGGCTGGGTAAAGGCCGGTTCGTCACCTTCATTGTGCCCGTGCTTTCTGTAGCAGATCAGGTCGATTACCACGTCTTTTCCGAACTGCTGTCGATATTCAAGTGCCAGACGCATTGCATGCACGGCAGCTTCCGGATCGTCTCCGTTGACGTGAAAAATAGGAGCCAGAATCATTTTGGCAAGATCCGAAGCATATTCCGTGGAGCGTGCATCCAGTGGAAGCGTGGTAAACCCAATCTGGTTGTTGATAATGATATGGATGGTGCCGCCGGTCTCATAACCGCGCAGCTGCGACATATTGAGCGTTTCGGCGACCACACCCTGTCCCGCAAACGCAGCATCGCCATGCATCAATACGGGAATAATTTTCTTCTCTGCATCATTCGATCCGTGGTGATCCTGGCTTGCCCGTGCAGCACCTTCCACAACCGGGTTTACCGCTTCAAGGTGACTTGGATTCGGCAGCAGCTCCAGTTCGATCTCATGTCCGCTCTTGGTTTCATAGTTTCCTTTCGTGCCAAGATGGTATTTCACGTCACCCGATCCCTGGATGGAATCCGGGTCAATGTTCCCCTCAAAGTCTGCAAAGACTTTTTGATAAGGTTTATTCATAATATTGACCAGGATGTTGAGCCTGCCGCGGTGGGCCATGCCAAAGAAAAATTTCTCCACATCCTTTTCACCCGCTTTTTCCATTAGAAAATGCATCATGGGGATCAGCGTCTCGGCACCCTCCAGTGAAAACCTTTTGTGCCCGATGTATTTTCTGTGAAGAAACTGCTCAAAGGCCATAGCCTGATTGAGCTTATGCAATATATCCTCTTTTTCGTCCTTGGTGAGGTTTGGAGTGTTCGTGGTCGACTCCATCGACTCGCGAAGGAATTTGCGCTCATCGAGATCCAGAATGTGCATGTACTCAGCGCCTATCTTGCCGCAATAGGTATTTCTGAGAAGCTTAATGATGTCGCGCAGCCTGGTGATGTCCTGTCCGCCAAGGCCTTCACAGTAAAACTCACGGTCGAGGTCCCAAAGGGTCAGCCCGTAATAATCAAGGTCCAGTTCGGGTGAGTGTCCGGGCTCAGCACCGAGCGGATCCAGGTCGGCCAGCACATGACCGCGCATGCGGTACATATTAATGAGTCTCCATACCGCTATGGCGCGCCGGTCCTGTTCAAGGGTGTTGGCTTTACCGCTCAGCTGCCCTTCATATTTGTCTTCACCGTACGGCAGCGGCGCATAAGGTATTTCAAGATCCTCAAAGATGGCATCGTAAAAGGTCTCTTCACCGTTCAGCAGGGAGTGCACTTTCTGAAGAAACATGCCTGATTCCGCACCCTGAATAATCCGGTGGTCGTAGGTACATGTCACGGTCATAACCTTACTGATACCAAGCTGATTCAGCACGTCCTGCGCCATCGACTGGTATTCTGCCGGGTAGTTGATAGCACCCGTGGCAATGATTGCACCCTGCCCCTTCATCAGCCTCGGAACCGATGACACGGTACCGATGGTGCCCGGGTTGGTGATGCTGATTGTCGTGCCCTGAAAGTCGGACAGCTCCAGGTTTCCGCTTCTGGCTTTCTCGATCAGTTCAGCGTAAGCGTAAAGAAATTCCCGGAAATTCATCCGGTCTACATTTTTTATGTTGGGAACCACCAGGTTTCGTGACCCATCCTTACTCTCGAGGTCCACAGCTATTCCAAGGTTTACCGAGGATGGTTTCACGCGATAGTGAGAACCCTCTTTCTGAGCATAGAACGAGTTGATCGAGGGAAAATCCTTCAGAGCCTGAATGACCGCCCATGCGATAAAATGTGTAAAAGAGGCTTTTGGCTCGCCCCGCTGCAGCAGGTGCGTATTAACAATGGTACGATCTTCCGTAAGCATTTTGACCGGCAGAACGCGCAGTGAGGTCGCTGTGGGTACCTCAATGCTATTATCCATGTTCTCGACTATCTTAGACGAGACCCCTTTGATCTTTTCCAGTTCCGCATCATCCGGAATTACAACATCCGGCTTCTCTTTTTCAGGTGCTTTTGCAGGCTGTTTCTTTTCCGGAGCTTTTGCCTCTGCTTCCGGTTCTTCCTCTGTTTCCGGGGCTTTCACAGCAGGCGCGCCATTCGATTCAGGTTCCGGCTCGGGAACCGGTGCCTCTTTGCCTTCTATTTCGTCAAAATACTTTTTCCAGTGGGGCGGGACGGAATCCGGATTTTCCAGATATTGGTC
This genomic window contains:
- a CDS encoding multifunctional oxoglutarate decarboxylase/oxoglutarate dehydrogenase thiamine pyrophosphate-binding subunit/dihydrolipoyllysine-residue succinyltransferase subunit: MKSLEAVFGPNSALVEELYDQYLENPDSVPPHWKKYFDEIEGKEAPVPEPEPESNGAPAVKAPETEEEPEAEAKAPEKKQPAKAPEKEKPDVVIPDDAELEKIKGVSSKIVENMDNSIEVPTATSLRVLPVKMLTEDRTIVNTHLLQRGEPKASFTHFIAWAVIQALKDFPSINSFYAQKEGSHYRVKPSSVNLGIAVDLESKDGSRNLVVPNIKNVDRMNFREFLYAYAELIEKARSGNLELSDFQGTTISITNPGTIGTVSSVPRLMKGQGAIIATGAINYPAEYQSMAQDVLNQLGISKVMTVTCTYDHRIIQGAESGMFLQKVHSLLNGEETFYDAIFEDLEIPYAPLPYGEDKYEGQLSGKANTLEQDRRAIAVWRLINMYRMRGHVLADLDPLGAEPGHSPELDLDYYGLTLWDLDREFYCEGLGGQDITRLRDIIKLLRNTYCGKIGAEYMHILDLDERKFLRESMESTTNTPNLTKDEKEDILHKLNQAMAFEQFLHRKYIGHKRFSLEGAETLIPMMHFLMEKAGEKDVEKFFFGMAHRGRLNILVNIMNKPYQKVFADFEGNIDPDSIQGSGDVKYHLGTKGNYETKSGHEIELELLPNPSHLEAVNPVVEGAARASQDHHGSNDAEKKIIPVLMHGDAAFAGQGVVAETLNMSQLRGYETGGTIHIIINNQIGFTTLPLDARSTEYASDLAKMILAPIFHVNGDDPEAAVHAMRLALEYRQQFGKDVVIDLICYRKHGHNEGDEPAFTQPGLYKEIENHPTARDIYLEELLRKGEFSKEETDSIFNEFEELLNQAFEDAKSSPALEVTDKMLDRSEETQKERDTFPDTTFPIEDLKEIAVKLNTVPKNFDANPKLLRQLAKRAEAAQNNEKKIDWGFAEALAFGSLLKDGTTIRLTGQDVERGTFSHRHAVLHGTNTAQKFIPLNNLYENQGIFTPYNSLLSEFAALGFEFGYASAKLDALVVWEAQFGDFANGAQVIIDQFITSSEAKWGQQSSIVMTLPHGYEGQGPEHSSARLERFLQLCAEDNIQVANFTTPTQYFHALRKQVLQDKKKPLIIMSPKSLLRHPLAVCNVEELATGKFHPFIEDLDVEDEKSIDRLVICSGKVYYDLYKERDEQEKSSVALARLEQFYPFPDKDLRSYLKKMSHVKEIVWCQEEPRNMGAWTFVSNRIESILGKGQKLTYAGRQASASPAAGQKAIHEAEQKKLIETALG
- the folE2 gene encoding GTP cyclohydrolase FolE2, producing MITTNLRRFYDPTFTVTDSYKESLPDLQNGPASLIEGANVPIQQVGISNFKLPLKYPTPSGELLTLETSVDGYVGLDAGKKGINMGRIMRTFYKFQHDVFHPDKLEEVLKAYQDDLESRSAFLKLSFSYPMMKESLRSGLAGYQYYNVSIEGKLDESGQFTSYMHLDFEYSSACPCSYELSEHARESRDLAAIPHSQRSVATITAQLNSEIFVDDMVEICREALQTETQVIVKREDEQAFAEMNGAFQKFVEDAARLLYDELNKDERIRDFVVRCAHLESLHSHDAVSRICKGVPNGLR